A genomic stretch from Enterobacter oligotrophicus includes:
- the dksA gene encoding RNA polymerase-binding protein DksA: MQEGQNRKTSSLSILAIAGVEPYQEKPGEEYMNEAQLSHFKRILEAWRNQLRDEVDRTVTHMQDEAANFPDPVDRAAQEEEFSLELRNRDRERKLIKKIEKTLKKVEDEDFGYCESCGVEIGIRRLEARPTADLCIDCKTLAEIREKQMAG; this comes from the coding sequence ATGCAAGAAGGGCAAAACCGTAAAACATCGTCCCTGAGTATTCTCGCCATCGCTGGGGTGGAGCCGTATCAAGAGAAGCCGGGCGAAGAGTATATGAACGAAGCCCAGCTGTCGCACTTCAAGCGTATTCTTGAAGCATGGCGTAATCAACTCAGGGATGAAGTCGATCGCACCGTTACACATATGCAGGATGAAGCTGCCAACTTCCCGGACCCGGTGGACCGTGCCGCTCAGGAAGAAGAGTTCAGCCTTGAACTGCGTAACCGTGACCGCGAACGCAAACTGATCAAAAAGATCGAAAAAACGCTGAAAAAGGTTGAGGACGAAGATTTTGGCTACTGCGAATCCTGCGGTGTTGAAATCGGCATTCGTCGCCTGGAAGCGCGTCCAACCGCCGACCTGTGCATCGACTGTAAGACGCTGGCAGAAATTCGCGAAAAACAGATGGCTGGTTAA
- the pcnB gene encoding polynucleotide adenylyltransferase PcnB produces MFTRVANFCRKVLSREESMANDAIAQNRMSVIPREQHNISRKDISENALKVLYRLNKAGYEAYLVGGGVRDLLLGKKPKDFDVTTSATPEQVRKLFRNCRLVGRRFRLAHVMFGPEIIEVATFRGHHEAGIADRTTSQRGQNGMLLRDNIFGSIEEDAQRRDFTINSLYYSVADFTVRDYVGGMQDLKEGLIRLIGTPETRYREDPVRMLRAVRFAAKLNMRISPETAEPIPRLATLINDVPPARLFEESLKLLQAGYGFETYNLLREYNLFQPLFPTITRYFTENGDSPMERMIAQVLKNTDTRIHNDMRVNPAFLFSAMFWYPLLETAQRITQESGLAYYDAFALAANDVLDEGCRTLAIPKRITTLVRDIWQLQLRMSRRQGKRAWKLMEHPKFRAAFDLLSLRAEIEKNQELQRLAQWWGEFQVSAPPEQKDMLTDLDDEPAPRRRHRRPHKRAPRREGTA; encoded by the coding sequence ATTTTTACCCGAGTCGCTAATTTTTGCCGTAAAGTGCTTAGCCGCGAAGAGAGCATGGCGAACGACGCTATTGCGCAAAACCGCATGTCGGTTATTCCGCGTGAGCAGCACAATATTTCCCGCAAAGATATCAGTGAAAATGCCCTCAAGGTGCTCTATCGTCTGAATAAAGCAGGCTACGAGGCCTACCTCGTCGGTGGCGGGGTTCGTGATTTACTGCTGGGCAAAAAACCAAAAGATTTCGACGTGACGACCAGCGCCACGCCCGAGCAGGTGCGCAAATTATTCCGTAACTGCCGCCTGGTTGGCCGCCGTTTCCGCCTTGCGCACGTGATGTTTGGGCCAGAAATTATCGAAGTGGCGACGTTCCGTGGTCACCACGAAGCGGGGATTGCCGATCGTACCACGTCCCAGCGCGGTCAGAATGGCATGCTGCTGCGTGACAATATCTTCGGCTCAATCGAAGAAGATGCCCAGCGTCGCGATTTCACCATCAACAGCCTTTACTACAGCGTGGCGGATTTCACCGTGCGCGATTACGTCGGCGGCATGCAGGATCTGAAAGAGGGCCTGATTCGCCTGATCGGTACGCCGGAAACGCGTTATCGCGAAGATCCGGTGCGCATGCTGCGCGCCGTGCGTTTCGCCGCCAAGCTGAATATGCGCATCAGCCCGGAAACTGCCGAGCCAATTCCACGCCTGGCAACGCTGATTAACGACGTGCCACCTGCACGTCTGTTTGAAGAGTCCCTGAAGCTACTCCAGGCCGGTTACGGGTTTGAGACCTATAACCTGCTGCGCGAATATAATCTGTTCCAGCCGCTGTTCCCGACAATTACCCGCTATTTCACCGAAAACGGCGACAGCCCGATGGAGCGCATGATTGCGCAGGTGCTGAAAAATACTGACACCCGTATCCACAACGATATGCGCGTGAACCCGGCGTTCCTGTTCTCGGCGATGTTCTGGTATCCATTGCTGGAAACCGCCCAGCGGATCACCCAGGAAAGCGGTCTCGCTTATTACGATGCCTTCGCACTGGCCGCAAACGATGTGCTGGACGAAGGCTGCCGTACGCTGGCCATCCCGAAACGCATCACGACGCTGGTGCGTGATATCTGGCAGCTTCAACTGCGCATGTCTCGCCGTCAGGGCAAACGAGCCTGGAAGCTGATGGAGCATCCAAAATTCCGCGCCGCGTTCGATCTGCTGTCTCTGCGGGCTGAAATTGAAAAAAATCAGGAGCTGCAACGTCTGGCACAATGGTGGGGCGAGTTCCAGGTTTCCGCACCGCCAGAACAGAAAGATATGCTCACCGATCTGGATGATGAACCGGCACCGCGCCGTCGTCACCGTCGCCCGCACAAGCGCGCACCGCGTCGCGAAGGCACGGCATGA
- a CDS encoding fimbrial chaperone: MCMTALIFSAAFAVSHSALADIVISGTRVIYPASAKDVTVKMENRGNKPLLVQTWLDDGRDSTNPQELKLPFIVTPPVSRVDPAKGQTVRITWLGQSLPQDRETMYWFNVLEVPPKTKGADAQNMLQLAFRTRIKMFFRPDNLKGDASTAASQLKWSQQASSLVARNDSPYYVSVAKIEVSAGGKPIEIEPHVVAPFATQSYEMKNAGSAQVKKLTYTSINDFGGSEKHEATVN, translated from the coding sequence ATGTGTATGACCGCACTTATTTTCAGTGCGGCTTTTGCTGTCTCTCATTCTGCTCTTGCGGATATCGTTATTTCTGGCACCCGCGTTATCTATCCGGCGTCAGCCAAAGATGTCACTGTCAAGATGGAAAACCGTGGTAATAAGCCTTTGCTGGTGCAAACCTGGCTTGATGATGGTCGTGACTCAACCAACCCACAAGAATTGAAATTACCGTTTATCGTCACACCACCTGTCTCCCGCGTCGATCCAGCCAAAGGGCAGACCGTTCGTATAACCTGGCTTGGACAATCTCTGCCGCAGGACAGAGAGACAATGTACTGGTTTAACGTACTTGAGGTTCCACCTAAAACCAAAGGTGCCGACGCCCAAAACATGCTGCAACTGGCATTCCGTACGCGTATCAAAATGTTTTTCCGTCCTGACAATCTGAAAGGCGACGCGTCTACTGCAGCATCCCAACTGAAATGGTCGCAACAGGCAAGCTCACTTGTCGCGCGTAACGACTCACCTTATTACGTTTCCGTTGCCAAAATTGAGGTCAGCGCGGGCGGTAAGCCAATCGAAATAGAACCGCATGTTGTCGCCCCGTTTGCTACCCAATCTTATGAAATGAAGAACGCAGGCTCGGCGCAAGTTAAAAAATTAACTTATACCTCCATTAATGATTTTGGAGGCTCGGAGAAACATGAGGCGACTGTTAATTAA
- a CDS encoding fimbrial protein, giving the protein MFKKTVLAASVAVMAMGSVSAMADDVGLITFDGAVTDTTCIITTNNGVDANNVTVTLPVVKKADVEGTTVDAGVGSKEFELHLSKCPESLTKASATFTSQQFADLSNGTLKADPTVAGHADNVSLALYNNTTANSDRVLIGQPENNTQKAGLTAGEGTLAYRVAYVPSANWAAGTNDVTAGKVSSNVTFTMSYE; this is encoded by the coding sequence ATGTTTAAGAAAACTGTTTTAGCTGCGTCTGTGGCTGTAATGGCAATGGGTTCTGTCTCTGCAATGGCTGATGACGTTGGTCTGATCACTTTTGACGGTGCGGTAACTGATACAACTTGCATTATTACTACCAACAACGGTGTTGACGCAAACAACGTCACCGTAACCCTGCCAGTTGTTAAAAAAGCAGACGTTGAAGGTACCACCGTTGATGCAGGCGTAGGTTCTAAAGAGTTTGAACTGCACCTGAGCAAATGCCCGGAAAGCCTGACTAAAGCATCTGCAACCTTTACTTCTCAGCAATTCGCTGACCTGTCTAACGGCACTCTGAAAGCTGACCCAACTGTTGCTGGCCACGCTGACAACGTAAGCCTGGCGCTGTACAACAACACCACTGCTAACAGCGATCGCGTACTGATCGGTCAGCCAGAAAACAACACCCAGAAGGCAGGTCTGACCGCTGGTGAAGGCACCCTGGCCTACCGCGTTGCATACGTTCCTAGCGCTAACTGGGCGGCTGGCACCAACGATGTAACCGCCGGTAAAGTAAGCAGCAACGTTACTTTCACCATGAGCTACGAATAA
- the gluQRS gene encoding tRNA glutamyl-Q(34) synthetase GluQRS, whose protein sequence is MSESHYIGRFAPSPSGELHFGSLIAALGSYLQARASQGKWLVRIEDIDPPREVPGAAETILRQLEHYGLHWDGDVLWQSQRHDAYRERLAWLYKQGLSYYCTCSRARIQSVGGVYDGHCRTLKNGPENAAVRIIQRAPVTHFNDLLTGEIQADERLAREDFIIHRRDGLFAYNLAVVVDDHFQGVTEIVRGADLVEPTVRQISLYHQFGWTAPDYIHLPLAVNEQGNKLSKQNHAPALPEGDPRPVLIDALRFLNQNVTNEWQDLSVDELLKMATANWALKDVPKIQHSQMRCAEL, encoded by the coding sequence ATGTCTGAATCACACTATATCGGGCGCTTCGCGCCATCTCCTTCCGGTGAATTACACTTCGGCTCGTTAATTGCCGCGCTCGGCAGCTACCTGCAGGCTCGCGCCAGTCAGGGAAAATGGCTCGTGCGTATTGAAGATATTGATCCCCCCCGTGAAGTTCCCGGTGCAGCAGAAACCATCCTGCGTCAGCTGGAACATTACGGTCTTCACTGGGACGGCGACGTGCTTTGGCAGTCTCAGCGTCATGACGCCTACCGGGAACGTCTGGCGTGGCTCTATAAGCAAGGATTGTCTTACTACTGCACCTGCTCCCGCGCACGTATTCAGAGCGTGGGTGGCGTTTATGATGGTCATTGCCGCACGCTTAAAAATGGCCCTGAAAATGCGGCCGTGCGTATAATACAGCGCGCTCCCGTCACCCATTTTAATGATTTGCTGACCGGTGAGATTCAGGCGGATGAACGCCTGGCGCGGGAGGATTTTATTATCCATCGTCGCGACGGTCTGTTTGCTTACAATCTGGCGGTGGTCGTGGATGACCATTTCCAGGGGGTGACGGAAATTGTGCGCGGAGCGGATCTGGTTGAACCTACCGTGCGGCAAATATCGCTCTACCACCAGTTTGGCTGGACGGCACCGGATTACATTCATCTGCCGCTGGCGGTCAACGAGCAGGGCAATAAACTGTCGAAGCAGAATCACGCCCCTGCCCTGCCTGAGGGCGATCCACGGCCTGTATTAATCGACGCGCTGCGATTTCTCAACCAGAATGTAACGAATGAATGGCAGGATCTCTCTGTTGATGAATTGCTGAAAATGGCGACGGCCAACTGGGCCCTAAAAGACGTGCCAAAAATCCAGCATTCTCAAATGCGTTGCGCTGAGCTATGA
- a CDS encoding fimbrial protein encodes MKTSTLIALAVSAGLISASASSAITGTPSVQATFTTTVEAGTCTAQLQNAGGQPISTLAFGDVFKSDLIAQSRSEPFKIAFSGCAGVRSASVEATAGSGGTCSGDAHTGDSFDASNATAFEVWKGTAGSGTLMSCNTKPVQNVTISGGTANFNMAARIVIAKDKAIADVTTGDVSAPVTFVVTYQ; translated from the coding sequence ATGAAAACATCCACACTCATTGCTCTGGCAGTTTCTGCCGGTCTTATTTCCGCATCCGCATCCAGCGCTATTACGGGAACCCCGAGCGTACAGGCAACCTTTACCACAACGGTAGAAGCAGGAACCTGTACCGCGCAGCTCCAGAATGCTGGCGGTCAACCTATTAGCACCCTGGCTTTTGGTGACGTATTCAAATCTGACCTGATAGCACAAAGTCGCAGCGAGCCGTTTAAAATCGCGTTCAGTGGTTGTGCTGGTGTAAGAAGCGCTAGCGTAGAAGCAACCGCAGGTTCAGGCGGGACGTGCTCAGGTGACGCGCATACGGGCGATTCTTTCGATGCATCAAATGCCACAGCATTTGAAGTATGGAAAGGTACTGCGGGTTCAGGAACACTGATGAGCTGTAACACTAAACCCGTACAAAACGTCACCATCAGCGGCGGTACAGCCAATTTCAATATGGCTGCGCGTATCGTGATCGCTAAGGACAAAGCAATTGCTGATGTAACCACCGGTGACGTTAGCGCACCTGTTACGTTTGTTGTGACTTACCAATAA
- the panB gene encoding 3-methyl-2-oxobutanoate hydroxymethyltransferase, producing MKPTTISLLQKCKQEKRRFATITAYDYSFARLFAEEGINVMLVGDSLGMTVQGHDSTLPVTVDDIAYHTRAVRRGAPACLLLSDLPFMAYATPEQAFENAAVVMRAGANMVKIEGGAWLVDTVKMLTERAVPVCGHLGLTPQSVNIFGGYKVQGRGDAAQTLFDDAVALEAAGAQLLVLECVPVELAKRITEALSIPVIGIGAGNVTDGQILVMHDAFGITGGHIPKFAKNFLTEAGDMRAAVRQYIAEVESGVYPGEEHSFH from the coding sequence ATGAAACCAACCACCATCTCCTTACTGCAGAAATGCAAACAGGAAAAGAGACGCTTCGCCACCATCACTGCGTATGATTACAGCTTCGCCAGACTGTTTGCCGAAGAGGGTATCAACGTCATGCTGGTCGGGGATTCGTTAGGGATGACGGTACAAGGACATGATTCCACCCTGCCAGTCACGGTCGACGATATTGCTTACCACACGCGCGCTGTACGTCGCGGTGCGCCTGCCTGTCTGTTACTTTCCGACCTGCCATTTATGGCCTATGCCACTCCGGAGCAGGCCTTTGAAAACGCGGCAGTCGTCATGCGCGCCGGTGCCAACATGGTCAAAATCGAAGGCGGTGCATGGCTTGTTGATACGGTAAAAATGCTCACCGAGCGCGCTGTGCCGGTCTGTGGGCACTTAGGGTTAACGCCGCAGTCCGTTAATATCTTTGGCGGCTACAAGGTGCAGGGCCGTGGCGATGCCGCGCAAACGCTGTTTGATGACGCCGTGGCGCTGGAAGCCGCAGGCGCACAGCTTCTGGTGCTTGAGTGCGTCCCGGTTGAGCTGGCGAAACGCATTACCGAAGCGCTCTCTATTCCGGTTATCGGAATTGGCGCAGGCAATGTCACCGATGGGCAAATCCTGGTGATGCATGATGCCTTCGGCATTACCGGCGGACACATCCCGAAATTTGCCAAAAATTTCCTGACAGAAGCAGGCGACATGCGCGCTGCTGTGCGGCAGTATATTGCCGAGGTTGAGTCCGGCGTGTATCCGGGCGAAGAACACAGTTTCCATTAA
- the panD gene encoding aspartate 1-decarboxylase, producing MIRKMLQGKLHRVKVTQADLHYEGSCAIDQDFLDAAGILENEAIDIWNVNNGKRFSTYAIAAERGSKIISVNGAAAHCADVGDIVIIASFVMMSDEEARRWQPKVAYFDGDNDMKRTAKAIPVQVA from the coding sequence ATGATTCGCAAAATGCTGCAAGGTAAACTTCACCGTGTAAAAGTGACCCAGGCAGATCTGCACTATGAAGGCTCCTGCGCAATTGACCAGGATTTTCTTGATGCAGCGGGCATCCTTGAAAACGAAGCCATTGATATCTGGAATGTGAACAATGGTAAACGCTTCTCCACCTATGCGATCGCTGCCGAGCGCGGCTCAAAAATCATCTCCGTCAACGGTGCTGCTGCGCATTGCGCGGACGTGGGCGATATCGTCATTATCGCCAGCTTCGTGATGATGTCTGACGAAGAAGCCCGTCGCTGGCAGCCAAAAGTCGCCTACTTTGACGGTGATAACGACATGAAACGCACTGCGAAGGCGATTCCGGTTCAGGTAGCGTAA
- the panC gene encoding pantoate--beta-alanine ligase produces the protein MLIIETLPLLRQHIRRARQEGKRIALVPTMGNLHDGHMKLVDEARARADIVVVSIFVNPMQFDRADDLARYPRTLQEDCEKLKKRHADIVFSPAPADVYPQGTDEATYVDVPGISTMLEGASRPGHFRGVSTIVSKLFNLVQPDIACFGEKDFQQLALIRKMVADMGYDIEIVGVPIVRAKDGLALSSRNGYLTAEQRKIAPGLSKVMNTMAEQLLAKELTAEEIIALAEQALNDKGFRADDIQIRDADTLLELTDSSKHAVILVAAWLGQARLIDNKVVELA, from the coding sequence GTGCTAATCATAGAAACCCTGCCGCTGCTGCGCCAGCATATCCGTCGTGCTCGTCAGGAAGGGAAACGTATTGCCCTTGTCCCGACCATGGGCAATCTGCATGACGGCCATATGAAACTTGTCGATGAGGCAAGGGCACGTGCAGATATCGTGGTGGTCAGTATTTTCGTTAATCCGATGCAGTTCGACCGCGCTGATGACCTGGCGCGCTACCCACGCACGCTGCAGGAAGATTGCGAAAAGCTCAAAAAACGCCACGCGGACATTGTCTTCTCTCCGGCTCCGGCGGATGTGTACCCACAGGGCACCGATGAAGCGACCTACGTTGATGTGCCGGGCATTTCGACCATGCTGGAAGGTGCCAGCCGTCCCGGCCATTTCCGTGGCGTTTCGACTATCGTCAGCAAGCTGTTCAACCTGGTGCAGCCGGATATCGCCTGCTTCGGCGAAAAAGATTTCCAGCAACTGGCGCTGATCCGCAAGATGGTGGCAGATATGGGCTACGATATTGAGATCGTCGGTGTGCCGATTGTGCGGGCTAAAGATGGTCTGGCACTCAGCTCCCGTAATGGCTATCTGACCGCCGAGCAGCGCAAAATCGCGCCAGGATTAAGCAAGGTCATGAATACCATGGCAGAGCAACTCCTGGCGAAAGAGTTGACCGCAGAAGAGATTATCGCACTGGCAGAGCAGGCGCTGAACGATAAAGGCTTCCGCGCTGACGATATTCAGATTCGTGATGCCGATACGCTGCTCGAACTCACCGACAGCAGCAAACATGCGGTGATTCTGGTGGCGGCCTGGCTCGGCCAGGCGCGTCTGATTGACAACAAAGTGGTTGAACTGGCGTAG
- the folK gene encoding 2-amino-4-hydroxy-6-hydroxymethyldihydropteridine diphosphokinase, producing MTLAYIAIGSNLASPLEQVNAAVHALGEIPQSQIVAVSSFYRTPPLGPQDQPDYLNAAVVLETALDADTLLDNTQRIELQQGRVRKAERWGPRTLDLDIMLFGNNVIHTERLTVPHYDMKNRGFMLWPLFEIAPDLTFPDGMSLQAVLENLNAEKPARW from the coding sequence ATGACCCTCGCTTATATCGCCATCGGCAGCAATCTGGCCTCTCCGCTGGAGCAGGTTAACGCTGCCGTTCACGCGCTGGGGGAGATCCCACAGAGCCAGATCGTGGCAGTGTCCTCTTTCTACCGCACGCCGCCGCTGGGGCCGCAGGATCAACCTGACTACCTGAACGCGGCGGTTGTGCTGGAAACCGCTCTGGATGCCGACACGCTGCTGGATAATACCCAGCGTATTGAACTGCAGCAGGGCCGTGTGCGCAAAGCCGAGCGCTGGGGACCGCGAACGCTCGACCTCGATATCATGCTGTTTGGCAACAACGTGATTCATACTGAGCGTCTTACGGTTCCCCATTACGACATGAAAAATCGTGGATTTATGCTCTGGCCACTGTTTGAAATTGCCCCCGACCTTACCTTCCCTGACGGTATGTCATTGCAGGCCGTTCTGGAAAACCTTAACGCCGAAAAACCGGCCCGCTGGTAA
- a CDS encoding outer membrane usher protein, whose translation MLFRRSFLCIAICAALQTASLAAEKTAVPSSGSEEVEFNDQFLFNTGTNIDVSRFSQGNPVVPGTFKTQIILNGQKKLLTEFTFKDNGTPRAAPCFTPKFLMQIGIKRDAVEGAISKEAAEESEEICINISQTFAGSSWDYNTGTQELSLSVPQIYVERRPYGYVDPSLWEDGITAGILSYDLNAWHSDSTDGARDTAYAGLKYGFNMGPWRLRSRGTLNWDQESGSDYSSQDIYLQRDITPLRAQLLIGDSFTRGDTFNSLSLRGMRMYNDDRMLPGGISTYAPTIRGVAKSNAKVTVTQSGNKIYESTVPPGAFEINDLSTTGYGSDLVVTVEESDGSIRTFSVPYSSVSQMLRPGYSRWDIGVGELHDNGLRDKPRLGYATGYYGLNNTFTGYTGLQYMDTGYFSGLAGIAMNTPLGAFALDITHSDADVDGVGNLTGQSYRLSWSKLVENTNTSFNVAAYRFSTEDYLTLNDAASLAEDVKYRDSARNPDRTGEDVYNHFQRMKNQVQLNVSQPISDGQNEYGSLYVTGSWQDYWTESSSTSQYSVGYNNSFWLGSYSVSLQRSYDEYGEKDDSVYLNLSIPLENLLGHKKHPGGFSSVNMSMNSDFKKSTAFNTSANGNTDDYRFSYSVNASTSHADSGDLNQVGGYGSYNSPYGPMSISASASDDNSQQYSLSYSGGMLMHSGGVTLSPGSIGDTDTLALVNAPGAKGARLSVGDGVIGSSGYAIMPYLSAYRENTVGIDISKLESDVEVKSTSTVTVPRSGAIVRVDFETDQGRSLLLDLHRSDNSFIPLGADVIDEKGQSVGSVGQAGQAYVRGIGESGKLRVVWSSGADGACTVTYQITPSAQKVGLTTMLTNQICQM comes from the coding sequence ATGTTATTTCGCCGCTCATTTCTTTGTATTGCCATTTGCGCAGCGCTTCAGACTGCGTCTTTAGCAGCTGAAAAAACTGCTGTGCCATCCTCTGGTAGTGAAGAGGTCGAATTCAACGATCAGTTTCTGTTTAATACAGGGACCAATATAGACGTTAGCCGCTTTTCTCAGGGGAACCCGGTCGTTCCTGGCACCTTTAAAACGCAAATTATCCTGAATGGTCAGAAGAAACTGCTGACAGAGTTTACCTTTAAAGACAACGGAACGCCGCGAGCAGCGCCTTGCTTCACGCCAAAGTTTTTGATGCAAATTGGTATCAAAAGAGACGCGGTAGAAGGAGCGATTAGCAAAGAGGCCGCTGAAGAAAGTGAAGAAATTTGTATCAATATCAGCCAGACGTTCGCAGGTTCTTCTTGGGATTACAATACCGGTACGCAGGAATTAAGCCTCTCCGTTCCACAAATTTATGTAGAACGCCGTCCTTATGGCTATGTTGATCCTTCGCTTTGGGAAGACGGAATTACGGCCGGTATACTGTCCTACGATCTTAATGCCTGGCATTCAGACAGTACGGATGGCGCACGCGATACGGCATACGCTGGGCTAAAATATGGTTTCAATATGGGGCCATGGCGGTTGCGTTCACGCGGCACACTCAACTGGGATCAGGAGAGCGGTTCCGATTACTCAAGCCAGGATATTTATCTTCAGCGTGACATTACCCCGCTGCGTGCGCAGTTACTGATAGGTGACTCCTTTACCCGAGGCGATACCTTCAACTCGTTAAGCCTGCGTGGCATGCGCATGTATAACGACGACCGTATGCTGCCTGGTGGTATTTCAACCTATGCACCAACTATTCGCGGCGTGGCCAAGAGTAACGCCAAAGTTACAGTTACGCAGAGCGGAAATAAAATCTATGAAAGCACGGTTCCACCGGGTGCTTTCGAGATTAACGATCTGAGTACCACTGGTTACGGCAGCGATCTGGTTGTCACGGTTGAAGAATCAGACGGGAGCATACGTACCTTCTCCGTCCCTTACTCATCCGTCAGCCAGATGCTTCGTCCAGGCTATAGTCGCTGGGATATTGGCGTGGGTGAACTCCACGACAATGGCCTGCGCGATAAGCCACGCCTCGGTTACGCCACTGGATATTATGGCCTGAATAACACCTTCACAGGTTACACCGGCCTGCAATACATGGACACGGGCTATTTCTCCGGGCTGGCGGGTATCGCCATGAATACTCCGCTCGGTGCCTTTGCGCTGGATATTACGCACTCCGATGCTGATGTCGATGGCGTAGGTAATCTGACTGGTCAGAGCTATCGCCTTTCCTGGAGTAAGCTCGTTGAAAATACGAATACCTCGTTTAACGTGGCGGCGTATCGTTTCTCAACGGAAGATTACCTGACGCTGAACGATGCTGCCTCACTCGCGGAGGACGTCAAATACCGCGATAGTGCTCGTAACCCGGATCGTACCGGCGAAGACGTGTACAACCATTTCCAGCGTATGAAAAATCAGGTCCAGCTTAACGTCAGCCAACCGATCTCCGATGGTCAAAATGAGTATGGCTCGTTGTACGTCACCGGAAGCTGGCAGGACTACTGGACCGAGTCCAGCTCAACCTCCCAATATTCAGTGGGTTATAACAACTCATTCTGGCTGGGGAGCTATAGCGTCTCGCTGCAACGCAGCTATGACGAATACGGTGAAAAAGATGACAGCGTATATCTGAACCTGAGTATCCCGCTGGAAAACCTGCTGGGCCATAAGAAGCATCCGGGCGGATTCTCAAGCGTCAATATGAGCATGAACTCGGACTTCAAAAAAAGCACTGCGTTCAACACCAGTGCAAACGGTAATACCGATGATTACCGCTTTAGCTATAGCGTAAACGCCAGTACCAGCCACGCAGATAGCGGCGATCTTAACCAGGTTGGCGGCTATGGCAGCTATAACAGTCCATACGGACCGATGAGTATTTCTGCTTCGGCTTCCGACGATAACAGCCAGCAGTATTCCTTGAGCTACAGCGGGGGAATGTTGATGCATTCAGGCGGTGTCACACTGTCGCCGGGCAGCATTGGCGACACCGATACGCTGGCGTTAGTCAATGCTCCGGGCGCGAAAGGTGCCAGGTTAAGCGTTGGCGACGGTGTAATTGGTAGCTCTGGCTACGCCATCATGCCGTATCTGTCAGCATACCGCGAGAATACGGTTGGTATCGATATTTCCAAACTGGAATCCGACGTTGAAGTGAAAAGCACCAGTACGGTGACTGTACCGCGTAGCGGGGCGATCGTGCGGGTGGATTTCGAAACCGATCAGGGTCGCTCACTGCTACTCGATCTGCATCGTTCAGATAACAGCTTTATTCCACTCGGTGCCGATGTCATCGACGAAAAGGGTCAGTCTGTCGGCTCCGTAGGTCAGGCAGGCCAGGCCTATGTGCGCGGGATCGGAGAGAGCGGAAAATTACGTGTCGTCTGGAGTAGCGGTGCCGATGGCGCCTGTACCGTGACGTATCAAATCACACCATCAGCTCAGAAAGTTGGCCTGACAACCATGCTCACCAACCAGATTTGCCAGATGTAA
- a CDS encoding fimbrial protein: protein MKKTMSLTRLAAFLALAVSSQTFAAGTNLDVTFTALLRETTCDMKIEGGTGDGKANIIPIGAGGKISLADIASGSESASTTFKLKIIECPASLAGLKTTISGSKSGYLDTAITNGVTTGKADYTGVSIARASAPTAPFTINSADDDKRLVWSSQEITSQEVALIARLVETKSGSATTGDFSAIATFNFEYQ, encoded by the coding sequence ATGAAGAAAACAATGTCACTTACGCGTCTTGCTGCCTTTTTGGCTCTGGCGGTAAGTTCTCAGACCTTTGCTGCGGGTACTAACCTTGATGTGACTTTCACCGCTCTGCTGCGTGAAACCACCTGCGACATGAAAATCGAAGGCGGTACAGGCGATGGTAAGGCCAATATCATTCCTATTGGTGCAGGCGGAAAAATTTCGCTGGCAGACATTGCCAGTGGTTCTGAAAGCGCCTCTACCACATTCAAGCTGAAAATCATTGAATGCCCGGCCAGCCTGGCAGGATTGAAAACAACCATTTCTGGTTCGAAGTCCGGCTACCTTGATACCGCAATAACAAACGGAGTAACGACGGGTAAAGCTGATTACACGGGCGTTTCCATCGCACGTGCATCTGCACCAACTGCGCCGTTTACGATTAACTCGGCTGATGACGATAAGCGCCTTGTATGGAGCAGTCAGGAAATTACCAGTCAGGAAGTCGCGTTGATTGCCCGCCTTGTGGAAACGAAAAGCGGCTCGGCTACAACCGGTGATTTTAGTGCAATTGCCACTTTTAACTTTGAATATCAGTAA